A genomic segment from Gossypium hirsutum isolate 1008001.06 chromosome D04, Gossypium_hirsutum_v2.1, whole genome shotgun sequence encodes:
- the LOC107898574 gene encoding coatomer subunit alpha-1 gives MLTKFETKSNRVKGLSFHTKRPWILASLHSGVIQLWDYRMGTLIDRFDEHDGPVRGVHFHMSQPLFVSGGDDYKIKVWNYKLHRCVFTLLGHLDYIRTVQFHHENPWIVSASDDQTIRIWNWQSRTCISVLTGHNHYVMCASFHPKEDLVVSASLDQTVRVWDIGSLNKKTASPADDILRFSQMNSELFGGVDAVVKYVLEGHDRGVNWAAFHPTLPLIVSGADDRQVKLWRMNETKAWEVDTFRGHMNNVSCVLFHSKLDIIVSNSEDKSIRVWDVTKRTGLQTFRREHDRFWILAVHPEMNVLAAGHDSGMIVFKLERERPAFAVSGESLFYAKDRFLRCYDFSTQREAQVIPIRRPGSASLNQSPRTLSYSPTENAVLICSDVDGGSYELYVIPKDSFGRGEMQEAKKGLGSSAIFVARNRFAALDKGNNQVLIKNLKNEVVKKSGLPVPTDAIFYAGTGNLLCRSEDRVVIFDLQQRLVLGDLQTPLVKYVVWSNDTENVALLSKHTIVITNKKLVHRCTLHETIRVKSGAWDDNGIFIYSTLNHIKYCLPNGDCGIIRTLEVPIYITKVSGNTIFCLDRDGKNKAIVIDATEYIFKLSLLRKRYDQVMSMIRNSQLCGEAMIAYLQQKGFPEVALHFVKDEKTRFNLALESGNIQIAVASAKEIDDKDRWYRLGVEALRQGNAGIVEYAYQRTKNFERLSFLYLINGNLEKLSKMLKIAEVKNDVMGQFHNALYLGDIKERVKILENAGHLPLAYVTASVHGLQDVADRLAAELGDDVLPLPTGKEPSLLMPPTPVVSGSDWPLLRVMKGIFEGGLDSIGRGGVDEEEGAEGDWGEDLDVVDVDGLQNGDVAAVLEDGEVAEENEEEGGWDLEDLELPPEVETPRVSNNARSSVFVAPTPGMPVSQIWTQRSSLAADHAAAGNFDTAMRLLSRQLGIRNFAPLKSMFLDLHAGSHSYLRALSSAPVVSLAIERGWSESGSPNVRSPPALVFNFSQLDEKLKAGYKATTAGKFTEALRLFLSILHTIPFIVVESRREVDEVKELIIIAKEYVLGMQMELKRREMKDNPVRQQELAAYFTHCNLQLPHLRLALLNAMTVCYKAKNLATAANFARRLLETNPTNENQAKTARQVLQAAERNMTDASQLNYDFRNPFVTCGATYVPIYRGQKDVSCPYCTARFVPSQGGQLCTVCDLAVVGADASGLLCSPSQVR, from the exons atgttgACGAAGTTTGAGACGAAGAGCAATCGAGTGAAAGGACTGAGTTTCCACACTAAGAGGCCTTGGATCTTAGCCAGTCTACACAGTGGTGTGATCCAATTATGGGACTATCGAATGGGGACTTTGATTGATCGATTCGACGAACATGACGGCCCTGTTCGCGGTGTCCATTTCCACATGTCTCAACCTTTGTTTGTCTCTGGAG GGGATGACTACAAGATAAAGGTCTGGAACTACAAGTTGCATAGATGTGTTTTTACCCTTCTTGGACATCTTGACTATATTCGAACTGTGCAGTTTCATCATGAGAATCCTTGGATTGTGAGTGCCAGTGATGATCAGACTATCCGCATATGGAACTGGCAGTCGCGAACTTGTATCTCTGTGTTAACTGGTCATAATCATTATGTTATGTGTGCATCATTCCATCCTAAAGAGGACCTTGTCGTGTCGGCCTCCCTTGATCAGACTGTTCGAGTTTGGGATATTGGTTCCTTGAATAAGAAAACTGCCTCTCCAGCAGATGATATTTTACGTTTCAGTCAGATGAACTCAGAACTTTTTGGTGGCGTTGATGCAGTTGTTAAATATGTGTTGGAAGGTCATGACAGAGGAGTAAATTGGGCTGCATTTCATCCCACCTTACCTTTGATAGTCTCTGGAGCAGATGATCGCCAAGTGAAATTATGGCGTATGAATG AGACAAAGGCTTGGGAAGTGGATACCTTTAGAGGACACATGAATAACGTATCATGTGTTTTGTTCCATTCCAAATTAGACATCATTGTATCTAATTCCGAGGATAAAAGTATTCGTGTGTGGGATGTAACAAAGAGAACTGGACTTCAAACTTTCCGTCGAGAACATGACAGGTTCTGGATTCTTGCTGTTCATCCTGAGATGAATGTTTTGGCAGCTGGACATGACAGTGGCATGATTGTATTTAAGCTAGAGAGAGAGCGTCCAGCTTTTGCAGTGAGTGGGGAATCTCTGTTTTATGCCAAGGATCGGTTTTTAAGGTGTTATGACTTTTCAACTCAAAGAGAGGCACAAGTTATTCCAATTCGACGGCCTGGTTCCGCAAGTCTGAATCAAAGTCCAAGAACTCTTTCCTACAGTCCTACTGAAAATGCTGTTCTTATCTGCTCAGATGTGGATGGAGGATCTTATGAATTGTATGTGATACCAAAAGATAGCTTTGGCAGGGGAGAGATGCAGGAGGCAAAGAAAGGTCTTGGTAGTTCTGCTATATTTGTAGCTCGTAACCGGTTTGCTGCTCTTGACAAAGGCAACAATCAAGTCTTGATCAAGAATTTAAAGAATGAGGTGGTTAAAAAGAGTGGCCTTCCAGTGCCTACAGATGCAATATTTTATGCTGGAACAGGTAACTTGTTGTGTCGATCAGAGGATAGAGTAGTTATATTTGATCTCCAGCAGAGGCTTGTTCTTGGTGATCTTCAAACCCCTTTGGTGAAATATGTTGTTTGGTCTAATGACACGGAGAATGTTGCTTTACTCAGCAAGCATACGATTGTCATAACTAACAAGAAGCTTGTTCACCGGTGCACTCTTCATGAGACAATACGTGTAAAGAGTGGAGCCTGGGATGACAATGGTATTTTTATCTACTCCACCCTCAACCATATAAAATACTGCCTCCCGAATGGAGATTGTGGAATAATTCGAACGCTTGAGGTTCCAATATACATAACAAAGGTTTCTGGAAATACTATATTTTGCTTGGATCGTGATGGGAAGAATAAGGCTATAGTCATTGATGCTACTGAATACATTTTCAAGCTCTCTCTGCTTCGGAAGAGATATGATCAGGTTATGAGTATGATAAGGAACTCTCAGCTATGTGGTGAAGCCATGATTGCTTATCTGCAACAGAAAGGGTTTCCTGAGGTGGCTCTCCATTTTGTGAAAGATGAGAAAACACGCTTTAATTTGGCTCTCGAGAGTGGGAACATTCAAATTGCTGTTGCATCAGCTAAGGAGATCGATGACAAAGATCGTTGGTATAGATTGGGTGTGGAGGCCCTTCGCCAAGGCAATGCAGGTATAGTGGAATATGCCTACCAGAGGACAAAGAACTTTGAGAGGCTGTCTTTTCTTTATCTCATAAATGGTAACCTAGAAAAGCTGTCCAAGATGCTGAAAATTGCGGAAGTTAAGAATGATGTTATGGGTCAATTTCACAATGCTTTGTATCTTGGCGATATAAAGGAACGTGTTAAGATCTTGGAGAATGCTGGTCACTTGCCTCTTGCTTATGTTACAGCGTCAGTCCATGGGCTACAGGATGTGGCTGATAGGTTAGCAGCTGAGTTGGGTGATGATGTCCTTCCTTTGCCAACAGGGAAGGAACCGTCCTTATTGATGCCTCCAACCCCCGTTGTGTCTGGTAGTGATTGGCCTCTTTTGAGAGTTATGAAAGGCATATTCGAAGGTGGATTGGATAGTATTGGCAGGGGTGGTGTGGATGAAGAGGAGGGTGCAGAAGGTGATTGGGGTGAGGATCTTGATGTGGTCGATGTTGATGGCTTGCAAAATGGGGATGTTGCTGCAGTTCTGGAAGATGGGGAAGTGGCTGAAGAAAATGAAGAGGAGGGTGGATGGGACCTTGAAGACTTGGAACTCCCTCCTGAGGTTGAGACACCAAGGGTTTCTAACAATGCTCGTTCATCTGTTTTTGTGGCACCAACTCCTGGTATGCCTGTGAGTCAAATTTGGACTCAAAGATCATCTCTTGCTGCTGATCATGCAGCAGCAGGCAATTTTGATACAGCAATGCGTTTGCTGAGCAGGCAACTTGGAATAAGAAATTTTGCTCCTTTGAAATCCATGTTTCTTGATCTTCATGCTGGCAGCCATAGCTATCTTCGTGCACTTTCATCTGCTCCTGTGGTGTCATTGGCAATTGAGAGGGGGTGGAGTGAGTCTGGTAGTCCTAATGTGAGGTCTCCACCGGCCCTCGTGTTCAATTTTTCTCAGTTGGATGAAAAGCTGAAGGCTGGTTACAAGGCAACAACGGCTGGAAAATTCACCGAGGCTCTTCGGCTCTTTCTCAGCATTCTTCATACGATTCCATTTATTGTTGTGGAATCAAGGAGGGAAGTTGATGAAGTCAAGGAGTTAATTATTATCGCTAAGGAGTACGTTCTTGGTATGCAGATGGAGCTTAAGCGAAGAGAAATGAAAGACAATCCAGTCCGGCAACAGGAGCTTGCTGCCTACTTCACCCACTGCAACCTTCAATTGCCTCACCTAAGACTTGCTCTGTTAAATGCAATGACCGTCTGCTACAAGGCAAAGAACCTGGCTACAGCAGCTAACTTTGCCAGACGTCTACTAGAAACAAACCCCACAAATGAGAATCAAGCTAAGACCGCGAGGCAAGTGCTACAAGCTGCTGAGAGGAATATGACTGATGCCTCTCAACTAAACTATGATTTCAGAAACCCATTCGTGACATGTGGGGCAACTTATGTGCCAATTTACAGAGGACAGAAGGATGTATCATGCCCATATTGCACCGCTCGCTTTGTACCTAGTCAGGGTGGACAATTGTGTACGGTGTGTGATCTTGCAGTGGTCGGGGCAGATGCTTCAGGGTTGCTTTGTTCGCCTTCACAGGTACGATAA